Proteins from a single region of Enoplosus armatus isolate fEnoArm2 chromosome 6, fEnoArm2.hap1, whole genome shotgun sequence:
- the ric8a gene encoding chaperone Ric-8A, producing the protein MAMKMDLNAIIEQMESGEQDTAFAALQSYNKEMNQCFTFSKEEERDRERLGELVLGFLNRDLQPSCQLACLETVRILSRDKHCLDPFTSRSAMSTLGRYAGLTVSGTASPAYSQQAEGQVEGEEGEGSESPDQEVIVEALKSVCNILLHNETGQVVAADLQLIKCVAERLKQCHDPTWSHEVRFFDLRLTFLLTALRVDVRTQLAQELHGISLLGNQLDATLGLCWPDTLETARAGLEGVAPEEPLPLSRQQTELAMEILKILFNITFDTTRRKVDEEEAAECRHLGAILRHCLMSHADGEERTEEFHSHTVNLLGNLPLPCLDVLLMPKVQQGSCEYMGVNMDAVNMLLEFMEKKLDRGHKLKETLLPSLNLLTESARIHRETRKFLRSKVLPPLRDVKNKPEVGSALRNKLVRLMTHIDTDVKDCAAEFLFVLCKESVSRFIKYTGYGNAAGLLAARGLLRGGRDSGIYSEDEDSETEEYREAKAHINPITGVVEEEQPNPMEGMTEEQKEYEVMKLVNMFDKLSRTNLIQPMQLGMDGKMREMTPEDLHKLAHNPLFQPEEPPANSDSEDEAR; encoded by the exons ATGGCGATGAAAATGGATTTAAATGCCATTATAGAGCAAATGGAGTCGGGAGAGCAAGACACGGCTTTTGCGGCTCTACAGAGCTACAACAAGGAG ATGAACCAGTGCTTTACATTCAGCAAGGAAGAAGAGCGGGACAGAGAG CGTCTGGGGGAGCTGGTGCTCGGTTTCCTGAACAGGGACCTGCAGCCTTCCTGCCAGCTGGCCTGTCTGGAAACAGTTCGAATCCTGTCCAGAGACAAACATTGCCTGGACCCCTTCACCAGCCGCTCCGCCATGTCAACTCTGGGCCGCTACGCCGGCCTCACAGTGTCCGGCACTGCCTCGCCTGCCTACAGCCAGCAGGCGGAGGGCCAAG TGGAgggtgaggaaggagaggggtCGGAAAGCCCTGACCAGGAAGTGATTGTTGAGGCTCTCAAGTCCGTCTGTAACATCTTGCTCCACAACGAGACAGGACAG GTGGTAGCAGCAGACCTGCAGCTGATAAAGTGCGTGGCAGAGAGGCTGAAGCAGTGTCACGATCCCACCTGGAGCCACGAG GTGCGTTTCTTTGACTTGCGCCTCACCTTCCTGCTGACCGCCCTGAGAGTGGACGTCAGGACGCAGTTGGCTCAGGAGCTTCACGGCATCAGTCTGCTAG GCAACCAGTTGGATGCCACGCTGGGTCTGTGTTGGCCAGACACACTGGAAACGGCTAGGGCGGGGTTGGAGGGCGTCGCCCCCGAAGAACCGCTCCCCCTGAGCCGGCAGCAGACAGAACTAGCCATGGAAATACTGAAGATACTGTTCAACATCACGTTTGACACAACCAGGCGCAAGGTCGACGAG GAAGAGGCAGCAGAGTGCAGACATTTGGGAGCCATACTGAGACACTGTCTGATGAGCCATGCAGACGGGGAGGAGCGGACTGAGGAGTTCCACAG cCATACTGTCAACCTGCTGGGGAACCTCCCTCTGCCCTGTTTGGATGTACTGTTGATGCCCAAGGTGCAGCAAGGATCCTGCGAGTACATGGGGGTCAACATGGATGCTGTCAACATGCTGCTGGAATTCATGGAGAAAAAACTGGACCGG GGACATAAGCTGAAGGAGACCCTTCTCCCGTCACTGAACTTGCTGACCGAGAGCGCCCGCATCCACAGAGAGACCAGGAAGTTcctcaggtcaaag GTGCTGCCCCCACTGCGGGATGTGAAGAACAAGCCAGAGGTGGGCAGCGCTCTGAGGAACAAACTGGTCCGCCTGATGACACACATTGACACTGACGTCAAGGACTGTGCTGCCGAGTTCCTCTTTGTTCTCTGCAAGGAGAGCg TTTCAAGGTTCATTAAGTACACTGGATACGGTAATGCTGCAGGTCTGCTGGCTGCCAGAGGACTGCTTAGGGGGGGCAGAGACTCTGGGATCTACTCTGAAGATGAAGACTCTGAGACAGAGGAGTACAGAGAGGCCAAGGCCCA TATAAACCCGATAACAGGAGTTGTAGAAGAGGAGCAGCCCAACCCCATGGAGGGAATGACGGAGGAGCAGAAAGAATATGAAGTCATGAAGCTGGTCAACATGTTCGACAAACTGTCAAG GACCAATTTGATCCAGCCCATGCAGCTCGGCATGGACGggaagatgagagagatgaCCCCGGAGGATCTGCATAAACTGGCCCACAATCCTTTGTTCCAGCCAGAAGAGCCACCGGCTAACTCGGACAGCGAGGACGAGGCTCGGTAA